A window of Sutcliffiella cohnii contains these coding sequences:
- a CDS encoding polysaccharide deacetylase family protein, with product MKKAYLTIDIEEWYHLDYLKTYEVNKNEVETIPQIFDFLDMLDKLNIKATFFTLAELAHKHADIIRDIRDRGHEIGCHGLDHELLYNKTDADFKEQVIEGKKILDTVLGADVVKGYRASCFSMDRKKLDILKECGYSYDSSYICFAEHPLYGSLDLSGYEKVEDLTYKNGDFLEFEIPTYKIGKYNIPISGGGYLRLFPFPVISSLIKKYFKEQNNFILYLHPFELTDISLPYPSDLPFKHKFRASVGRKGNLKKLKKVLLMLRKEGAEFRTLEQELNSITNSEG from the coding sequence ATGAAAAAGGCTTACTTAACAATAGATATAGAAGAATGGTACCACCTAGATTATTTAAAAACATATGAAGTTAATAAAAATGAGGTCGAAACAATTCCGCAGATATTTGATTTTCTAGATATGTTAGATAAGTTAAATATTAAGGCTACATTCTTTACTCTTGCTGAATTAGCGCATAAGCATGCAGATATTATTAGGGATATAAGGGATAGAGGCCATGAAATTGGTTGCCACGGGTTAGATCATGAGCTTTTATATAATAAAACAGATGCAGACTTTAAGGAGCAAGTAATTGAAGGGAAAAAGATACTTGACACCGTATTAGGTGCAGATGTTGTTAAGGGTTATAGGGCTTCATGTTTTTCAATGGATAGAAAAAAACTAGATATATTGAAGGAATGTGGCTATAGCTATGATTCTAGTTATATATGTTTTGCTGAACATCCGTTGTATGGAAGTCTAGACTTAAGTGGCTATGAAAAAGTTGAAGACTTAACATATAAAAATGGAGATTTTTTAGAGTTTGAAATTCCTACCTACAAAATAGGCAAGTATAATATCCCTATTTCTGGTGGTGGGTATTTAAGGTTATTTCCTTTTCCTGTTATTAGTAGCTTGATAAAGAAATATTTTAAAGAACAAAACAACTTTATATTATATTTACACCCATTTGAATTAACCGACATTTCATTGCCGTACCCATCTGATTTACCATTTAAACATAAGTTTAGAGCTTCAGTAGGTAGAAAAGGGAACTTGAAAAAACTTAAAAAAGTATTATTAATGTTAAGGAAAGAAGGGGCAGAATTCAGAACCCTTGAACAGGAACTAAATAGTATTACAAACAGTGAGGGATAG
- a CDS encoding sugar transferase — translation MYMKIKRLIDIVLSLIGLIVLSPIFLILIVGIKFDSKGPILFKQKRVGINKTHFNILKFRTMKIDTPKDTPTHLLDNPDQYITKMGKFLRKTSLDELPQIWNIFVGQMSIIGPRPALWNQYDLIAERDKYGANDVPPGLTGWAQINGRDELPIEVKAKLDGDYVERIGLGMDVKCFFGTIVSVVKSDGVVEGGTGTTAKEKLEK, via the coding sequence ATGTATATGAAAATAAAAAGATTAATAGATATTGTTCTTTCATTAATAGGGTTGATAGTACTTTCCCCTATTTTTTTAATTCTTATTGTAGGCATTAAATTTGATTCAAAAGGTCCTATTCTCTTCAAACAAAAACGTGTTGGAATTAACAAAACACATTTTAATATTTTGAAATTCCGTACGATGAAAATTGATACACCAAAAGATACACCAACACATTTATTAGATAACCCAGATCAGTATATTACAAAAATGGGCAAATTTCTAAGAAAAACATCATTAGATGAACTACCTCAGATTTGGAATATCTTTGTTGGACAGATGAGTATTATTGGTCCTAGGCCTGCGTTATGGAATCAGTATGATCTTATTGCTGAACGTGATAAGTACGGTGCAAATGATGTGCCACCGGGATTAACGGGGTGGGCGCAGATTAATGGTAGGGATGAACTTCCTATTGAAGTGAAGGCCAAGTTAGATGGAGATTATGTAGAAAGAATAGGTTTAGGTATGGATGTTAAATGTTTTTTTGGAACGATCGTGAGTGTTGTAAAGAGTGATGGCGTTGTTGAAGGTGGGACTGGGACTACTGCGAAGGAGAAATTAGAGAAATGA
- a CDS encoding type II secretion system protein, translating into MLKLFSKCFNCKDITLLELLVVIVILGILANIAVPTMLGVIADTEADVCEVNRNEVQNHYERILVLEGVDHQEAKFEQFLLEYDQEICPVGGIVTYVEGEVECSVHGDNGKNHEEDENVDEVPFL; encoded by the coding sequence ATGTTGAAATTATTTAGCAAATGTTTTAATTGTAAAGATATTACGTTATTAGAATTGTTAGTAGTAATAGTTATTTTAGGAATATTAGCTAATATTGCTGTACCTACCATGTTAGGGGTTATTGCTGATACAGAAGCAGATGTATGTGAAGTGAATCGAAATGAGGTTCAAAATCATTATGAGAGAATTTTAGTCCTTGAAGGTGTTGATCATCAAGAAGCTAAATTTGAGCAGTTTTTGCTTGAGTATGATCAAGAAATTTGTCCGGTTGGAGGAATTGTTACTTATGTAGAAGGGGAAGTTGAATGTAGTGTGCATGGAGACAATGGTAAAAATCATGAAGAAGATGAAAATGTTGATGAAGTTCCGTTTTTGTAG
- the galU gene encoding UTP--glucose-1-phosphate uridylyltransferase GalU: MGKVRKAIIPAAGLGTRFLPATKAMPKEMLPIVDKPTIQYIVEEAIASGIEDIIIVTGKGKRAIEDHFDNSFELEQNLIEKEKFDLLEKVTEPSKVDIHYIRQKDPKGLGHAVWCARKFIGDEPFAVLLGDDIVQAETPGLKQLINEYDRTLASVIGVQPVPENETHRYGIIEPSVQNGRSYQVNNFVEKPVPGTAPSNLAIMGRYVLTPEIFMFLDKQETGAGGEIQLTDAIQQLNQIQRVFAYDFEGKRYDVGEKAGFIKTSIEFAMQDEKLREELVPFLREMLEGSKIEV; this comes from the coding sequence ATGGGAAAAGTACGTAAAGCAATTATACCTGCAGCTGGGTTAGGAACTAGATTTTTACCAGCAACGAAAGCAATGCCGAAAGAAATGTTACCAATCGTAGATAAACCAACGATTCAATATATCGTAGAAGAAGCGATTGCGTCTGGAATTGAAGATATAATTATCGTGACTGGTAAAGGAAAAAGAGCAATTGAAGATCACTTTGATAACTCTTTTGAATTAGAACAAAACTTAATCGAGAAAGAAAAATTCGATTTATTAGAGAAAGTAACGGAACCATCAAAAGTAGATATTCACTATATTCGCCAAAAAGATCCAAAAGGATTAGGGCATGCTGTTTGGTGTGCACGTAAGTTTATTGGTGATGAGCCATTTGCTGTTTTACTTGGGGATGACATTGTTCAAGCTGAAACACCGGGGCTGAAGCAATTAATTAATGAGTATGACAGAACGTTAGCATCTGTTATTGGTGTGCAACCTGTACCTGAGAATGAAACACATAGATATGGGATTATTGAACCTTCGGTTCAAAATGGACGTAGCTATCAAGTAAACAATTTTGTGGAGAAGCCGGTTCCTGGTACAGCACCATCTAATCTAGCGATTATGGGGAGATATGTGTTAACTCCGGAAATTTTTATGTTTTTAGACAAGCAAGAGACTGGTGCTGGTGGGGAGATTCAGTTGACGGATGCAATTCAGCAGTTGAATCAAATTCAGCGTGTGTTTGCTTATGATTTTGAAGGTAAGCGGTATGATGTTGGGGAGAAGGCTGGGTTTATTAAAACGTCTATAGAATTTGCGATGCAGGATGAGAAGTTGAGGGAAGAGTTGGTTCCTTTTTTGAGAGAGATGTTGGAAGGAAGTAAAATAGAGGTTTAG
- a CDS encoding four helix bundle protein, translated as MFQDINKLIVYQKAHKLVLEIYEVTKIFPREEQFALTSQMRRAAVSIPSNIVEGKARGSVKEYKRFLLMARGSLEELKYQMLLANDLNYLIEEKYIDLTKLSNEVGKLLNGLINKLQQGNPSGFPNN; from the coding sequence ATGTTCCAAGATATTAACAAACTCATAGTCTATCAAAAAGCTCATAAACTAGTCCTTGAAATATATGAGGTTACAAAGATTTTTCCTAGAGAGGAACAGTTTGCTTTAACATCGCAAATGAGACGGGCAGCTGTTTCAATACCTAGTAACATTGTGGAGGGAAAAGCGAGAGGGTCCGTTAAAGAATATAAACGATTTCTACTAATGGCTAGGGGCTCATTGGAGGAACTGAAATATCAAATGCTACTTGCGAATGATTTAAATTACTTAATTGAAGAGAAATATATAGATTTAACAAAATTATCAAATGAAGTAGGAAAGTTGTTAAATGGCCTTATTAATAAGTTACAACAAGGCAACCCTTCGGGTTTCCCTAACAACTAA